The Neodiprion fabricii isolate iyNeoFabr1 chromosome 4, iyNeoFabr1.1, whole genome shotgun sequence genome window below encodes:
- the LOC124179673 gene encoding protein seele isoform X4: protein MITTMMFLTIISVLCLGIGAFTQSQQIDSKQLQCLVCRTTMDELEAEIAKIDPSVSIDVGNYRLDANGNVKQKSIPLARSEVHISDMLDSICAKLDDYVRATYKSTGQLTLLRIMDPTGGMNPDISKVDIVQDGDLNKSLKFYCEGIVDEFEDDIVQLFSKGTKDIDVKVCTDVANFCSDTVSGEDEFAEDDDFTERDEL from the exons ATGATCACG ACGATGATGTTCCTGACGATAATATCAGTACTGTGCCTAGGTATCGGAGCTTTTACCCAGAGTCAGCAAATTGACAGCAAACAGCTACAATGTTTAG TTTGCAGAACTACCATGGATGAGCTGGAGGCAGAAATAGCTAAAATCGATCCATCAGTTTCCATTGATGTTGGTAACTACCGACTGGACGCAAATGGAAATGTGAAACAAAAGTCT attCCTCTCGCCAGATCTGAAGTGCACATTTCTGACATGCTCGACAGTATATGCGCCAAACTTGACGACTATGTCAGAGCTACGTACAAATCAACCGGTCAACTTACGCTTCTAAGAATAATGGATCCTACCGGAGGAATGAATCCTGACATCAGCAAAGTGGACATTGTTCAAGACGGAGATTTGAACAAAAGCCTCAAATTCTAT TGCGAAGGCATCGTTGATGAGTTTGAAGATGATATAGTCCAGTTGTTCAGCAAGGGAACTAAAGACATCGATGTCAAGGTCTGTACGGATGTGGCAAACTTCTGTTCGGACACTGTATCTGGTGAGGATGAATTCGCGGAGGACGATGATTTCACAGAGAGAGATGAATTGTGa
- the LOC124179673 gene encoding protein seele isoform X3 yields MVINIHIYQGLFKTMMFLTIISVLCLGIGAFTQSQQIDSKQLQCLVCRTTMDELEAEIAKIDPSVSIDVGNYRLDANGNVKQKSIPLARSEVHISDMLDSICAKLDDYVRATYKSTGQLTLLRIMDPTGGMNPDISKVDIVQDGDLNKSLKFYCEGIVDEFEDDIVQLFSKGTKDIDVKVCTDVANFCSDTVSGEDEFAEDDDFTERDEL; encoded by the exons ATGGTTATAAATATCCACATATACCAGGGTTTATTCAAG ACGATGATGTTCCTGACGATAATATCAGTACTGTGCCTAGGTATCGGAGCTTTTACCCAGAGTCAGCAAATTGACAGCAAACAGCTACAATGTTTAG TTTGCAGAACTACCATGGATGAGCTGGAGGCAGAAATAGCTAAAATCGATCCATCAGTTTCCATTGATGTTGGTAACTACCGACTGGACGCAAATGGAAATGTGAAACAAAAGTCT attCCTCTCGCCAGATCTGAAGTGCACATTTCTGACATGCTCGACAGTATATGCGCCAAACTTGACGACTATGTCAGAGCTACGTACAAATCAACCGGTCAACTTACGCTTCTAAGAATAATGGATCCTACCGGAGGAATGAATCCTGACATCAGCAAAGTGGACATTGTTCAAGACGGAGATTTGAACAAAAGCCTCAAATTCTAT TGCGAAGGCATCGTTGATGAGTTTGAAGATGATATAGTCCAGTTGTTCAGCAAGGGAACTAAAGACATCGATGTCAAGGTCTGTACGGATGTGGCAAACTTCTGTTCGGACACTGTATCTGGTGAGGATGAATTCGCGGAGGACGATGATTTCACAGAGAGAGATGAATTGTGa
- the LOC124179673 gene encoding protein seele isoform X5: MMFLTIISVLCLGIGAFTQSQQIDSKQLQCLVCRTTMDELEAEIAKIDPSVSIDVGNYRLDANGNVKQKSIPLARSEVHISDMLDSICAKLDDYVRATYKSTGQLTLLRIMDPTGGMNPDISKVDIVQDGDLNKSLKFYCEGIVDEFEDDIVQLFSKGTKDIDVKVCTDVANFCSDTVSGEDEFAEDDDFTERDEL; this comes from the exons ATGATGTTCCTGACGATAATATCAGTACTGTGCCTAGGTATCGGAGCTTTTACCCAGAGTCAGCAAATTGACAGCAAACAGCTACAATGTTTAG TTTGCAGAACTACCATGGATGAGCTGGAGGCAGAAATAGCTAAAATCGATCCATCAGTTTCCATTGATGTTGGTAACTACCGACTGGACGCAAATGGAAATGTGAAACAAAAGTCT attCCTCTCGCCAGATCTGAAGTGCACATTTCTGACATGCTCGACAGTATATGCGCCAAACTTGACGACTATGTCAGAGCTACGTACAAATCAACCGGTCAACTTACGCTTCTAAGAATAATGGATCCTACCGGAGGAATGAATCCTGACATCAGCAAAGTGGACATTGTTCAAGACGGAGATTTGAACAAAAGCCTCAAATTCTAT TGCGAAGGCATCGTTGATGAGTTTGAAGATGATATAGTCCAGTTGTTCAGCAAGGGAACTAAAGACATCGATGTCAAGGTCTGTACGGATGTGGCAAACTTCTGTTCGGACACTGTATCTGGTGAGGATGAATTCGCGGAGGACGATGATTTCACAGAGAGAGATGAATTGTGa
- the LOC124179673 gene encoding protein seele isoform X6 — MFRTTMDELEAEIAKIDPSVSIDVGNYRLDANGNVKQKSIPLARSEVHISDMLDSICAKLDDYVRATYKSTGQLTLLRIMDPTGGMNPDISKVDIVQDGDLNKSLKFYCEGIVDEFEDDIVQLFSKGTKDIDVKVCTDVANFCSDTVSGEDEFAEDDDFTERDEL; from the exons ATGTTTAG AACTACCATGGATGAGCTGGAGGCAGAAATAGCTAAAATCGATCCATCAGTTTCCATTGATGTTGGTAACTACCGACTGGACGCAAATGGAAATGTGAAACAAAAGTCT attCCTCTCGCCAGATCTGAAGTGCACATTTCTGACATGCTCGACAGTATATGCGCCAAACTTGACGACTATGTCAGAGCTACGTACAAATCAACCGGTCAACTTACGCTTCTAAGAATAATGGATCCTACCGGAGGAATGAATCCTGACATCAGCAAAGTGGACATTGTTCAAGACGGAGATTTGAACAAAAGCCTCAAATTCTAT TGCGAAGGCATCGTTGATGAGTTTGAAGATGATATAGTCCAGTTGTTCAGCAAGGGAACTAAAGACATCGATGTCAAGGTCTGTACGGATGTGGCAAACTTCTGTTCGGACACTGTATCTGGTGAGGATGAATTCGCGGAGGACGATGATTTCACAGAGAGAGATGAATTGTGa
- the LOC124179667 gene encoding probable chitinase 2 produces MGNHLGFVTSGAFLIIFAAALIALQTVNSLQATTRPQHDKVVVCYVSSWAIYRPGNGRFGFDELQAEHCTHLVYAFAGLNASTSSIRSIDPWADLEEGGAKGGYKRMTELRNKHPGLKVTIAIGGWNEGSANYSELAASPQRRQTFVNSAVDFVRKYNFDGLDLDWEFPAQRGGAPHDKENFVLLAKDLSTAFRSRGLLLTAALGAGIATINAAYDVARLSEYLDYIHVMAYDYHGAWNMKVLSNAPLRRAADQLSVEDSIQHLLKLGAPRRKLVLGLPTYGRTFVLTSLLSGANDSPIGAEAMSTGFQGPYTRENGFMGYNEICSELVKEKNGWRTGWDKASGTAWAVKGDKAITFDNPNSMMMKADYAAEMKLAGVMVWSIDTDDFLGTCANIHAEKLDPLLGLDYPLMRSINFALSRAPSSHDSNDNLVPDDVEPPIPDSGLQASLSSVILIISLVSSLC; encoded by the exons ATGGGAAATCACCTCGGCTTTGTTACATCGGGAgcttttctaattattttcgcTGCTGCCCTTATTGCCCTACAGACTGTTAACAGTTTACAAG CAACGACGAGACCTCAACACGACAAGGTGGTCGTGTGTTATGTTTCCTCATGGGCGATCTACAGACCCGGCAATGGACGATTCGGTTTCGATGAGCTCCAGGCCGAGCACTGTACCCACCTGGTGTACGCCTTCGCCGGACTAAACGCCTCGACATCCTCCATTCGTAGCATCGATCCATGGGCAGACCTCGAGGAAGGCGGTG CGAAAGGAGGATACAAGAGAATGACTGAACTCCGGAACAAGCATCCTGGACTGAAAGTGACCATAGCCATCGGAGGCTGGAACGAAGGCAGTGCTAACTACTCCGAACTAGCGGCATCTCCGCAAAGGAGGCAAACTTTTGTCAACAGCGCTGTTGATTTCGTTAG GAAGTATAATTTCGACGGACTCGACCTCGATTGGGAATTCCCTGCGCAACGAGGTGGGGCTCCTCATGACAAAGAAAACTTTGTCCTTCTTGCGAAG GACCTGAGCACCGCCTTCAGGAGCAGGGGGCTTCTGTTGACGGCGGCACTTGGGGCCGGCATCGCGACTATCAACGCTGCCTATGACGTTGCCCGGCTCTCCGAATACCTCGACTACATCCACGTGATGGCCTACGACTACCACGGGGCGTGGAACATGAAAGTTCTCTCCAATGCGCCCTTGAGACGCGCCGCCGACCAGCTGAGCGTC GAAGATTCGATCCAGCACTTACTCAAGCTTGGTGCTCCGCGGAGAAAATTGGTTCTGGGGCTACCGACCTATGGGCGCACCTTCGTTCTTACTAGTCTCCTAAGTGGCGCGAACGATAGTCCGATCGGTGCCGAAGCCATGTCCACAGGATTCCAAGGACCTTATACTCGAGAGAATGGTTTTATGGGTTACAACGAG ATCTGTAGCGAACTGGTGAAGGAAAAGAATGGGTGGCGAACGGGCTGGGACAAGGCCAGTGGAACAGCATGGGCAGTCAAGGGGGACAAAGCGATTACCTTCGACAACCCGAACAGCATGATGATGAAG GCTGATTATGCCGCGGAAATGAAGCTGGCCGGCGTAATGGTGTGGAGCATTGACACTGACGACTTTTTGGGAACCTGCGCAAATATTCACGCTGAAAAATTGGACCCTCTTTTGGGATTGGATTATCCTCTGATGCGTTCGATCAATTTTGCTCTATCTCGAGCCCCGAGTAGCCACGACAGTAATGACAATCTCGTTCCGGACGACGTCGAACCCCCGATACCGGATAGCGGCCTGCAGGCTTCCTTAAGCAGCGTCATTTTAATCATCTCCCTAGTATCGAGTCTGTGCTAA